A genomic stretch from Persephonella sp. includes:
- a CDS encoding copper-translocating P-type ATPase, translated as MHNTHTGHTHHIKDFKRRFFISTILTIPVLLLSEMIQKWFGFEISIPYQKWILLGLSSFIYFYGGYPFLKGLVNELKNKQPGMMTLIGTAISVAFFYSAFTVVSGFGKDFFWELATLIDVMILGHWIEAKSVLGASRALEELVKIMPTTAHLIKDGDIVDIPVSQLKKGDIVLVKPGEKIPSDGIVVEGESYVNESLLTGESKPVLKKKGNKVIGGSINTDSILKMKVEKTGEETYLSQVIKLVKQAQESKSKTQDLANKAAALLFYVAIITGTITYIIWLFYGKPDFAIERAVTVLVIACPHALGLAVPLVVALSTSITAKNGILIRDRKAFEQSKDLAAVIFDKTGTLTEGKFGVTDVVSYIDENELLRLTGAVEKNSEHIIAKAIVEYGKEKGINFPEVETYKTIPGKGAFAVIEGKEIYVGSPKLMEELKINTEDEKIKQLQKEGKTVIFVVIDGKLAGVFALADKIKPESYEAVKKLKEMGIKVFMLTGDAEEVAKAVSRQIGIDEYFAQVLPHQKAEKVKSLQEKGYKVAMVGDGINDAPALVTADVGIAIGAGTDVAIESADIILVKSNPLDVSKIIKLSKITYSKMVQNLWWAAGYNIVAIPLAAGILYSYGIVIQPAVGALLMSISTVIVALNSQTLRRYSKI; from the coding sequence ATGCATAATACTCATACAGGTCATACCCATCATATAAAAGATTTCAAAAGAAGATTCTTTATTTCAACCATATTAACAATTCCTGTTCTGCTGCTTTCAGAAATGATTCAAAAATGGTTTGGATTTGAAATATCTATTCCTTATCAAAAATGGATACTGTTAGGATTGTCTTCATTTATATATTTTTACGGTGGATATCCTTTTTTAAAAGGACTTGTTAATGAGCTAAAAAATAAACAGCCAGGAATGATGACGCTTATAGGAACTGCTATTTCTGTGGCATTCTTTTATTCTGCATTTACAGTAGTATCAGGCTTTGGAAAGGACTTTTTCTGGGAGCTTGCCACACTTATTGATGTAATGATTCTTGGACACTGGATAGAAGCCAAAAGCGTTTTAGGAGCTTCAAGAGCTTTAGAAGAACTTGTAAAAATAATGCCAACAACAGCCCATTTAATAAAAGACGGGGATATAGTTGATATTCCAGTTTCACAATTAAAGAAAGGGGATATAGTTCTTGTAAAACCTGGAGAGAAAATACCATCTGATGGGATTGTTGTTGAAGGTGAAAGTTATGTAAATGAATCTCTTTTAACAGGCGAATCAAAACCGGTTTTAAAGAAAAAAGGTAATAAAGTTATAGGAGGTTCAATTAATACAGATAGCATTTTAAAAATGAAAGTAGAAAAAACAGGAGAAGAAACATATCTTTCTCAGGTTATCAAACTTGTAAAACAGGCACAAGAAAGCAAATCTAAGACTCAAGATTTAGCAAATAAAGCAGCAGCACTTTTGTTTTATGTGGCTATCATTACAGGAACAATCACCTATATTATATGGCTGTTTTACGGTAAACCTGATTTTGCGATAGAAAGGGCAGTAACCGTTTTAGTAATTGCCTGTCCTCACGCTTTAGGCTTGGCTGTTCCACTTGTGGTAGCTTTATCAACTTCTATTACTGCAAAAAATGGAATTCTAATCAGAGATAGAAAGGCATTTGAACAATCTAAAGATTTAGCAGCCGTTATCTTTGATAAAACAGGGACTTTAACAGAAGGAAAATTCGGTGTTACAGATGTTGTTTCTTACATTGATGAAAATGAACTTTTGAGATTAACTGGGGCAGTTGAAAAAAATTCTGAACATATTATTGCTAAAGCTATTGTGGAATATGGAAAGGAAAAAGGAATAAACTTTCCTGAAGTGGAAACATACAAAACTATCCCAGGAAAAGGGGCTTTTGCAGTAATAGAAGGAAAAGAAATTTATGTTGGAAGTCCAAAACTTATGGAAGAACTAAAAATAAACACAGAAGATGAAAAAATAAAACAACTTCAAAAAGAAGGAAAAACGGTAATTTTTGTGGTTATAGATGGGAAACTTGCTGGAGTTTTTGCCCTTGCAGACAAAATAAAACCTGAAAGTTACGAAGCAGTTAAAAAGCTAAAAGAAATGGGGATAAAAGTTTTTATGCTGACAGGAGATGCTGAAGAAGTTGCAAAAGCTGTATCAAGACAGATAGGAATTGATGAATATTTTGCACAGGTTCTACCCCACCAGAAAGCGGAAAAAGTAAAAAGCTTACAGGAAAAAGGTTATAAAGTGGCAATGGTTGGTGACGGAATAAATGACGCACCTGCCCTTGTTACTGCAGATGTTGGAATAGCAATTGGAGCTGGAACTGATGTTGCAATAGAAAGTGCAGATATTATACTTGTGAAAAGTAATCCTTTAGATGTTTCAAAAATTATTAAACTTTCAAAAATCACATATTCAAAAATGGTTCAAAATCTGTGGTGGGCTGCGGGATACAACATAGTAGCTATCCCATTGGCAGCAGGAATTTTATACAGTTATGGAATCGTTATTCAACCAGCAGTTGGAGCACTTCTTATGTCAATAAGCACTGTTATCGTAGCACTAAACAGCCAAACTCTCAGAAGATACAGCAAAATTTAA
- a CDS encoding FixH family protein encodes MKKLIYLPILSIIFSILVFSCQKKEAFKEELSSGGYKAVIISDQPPHVGINIWRIEIYTPDGKPLTGAKVSVNGYMPPMPGMPEMSFDYPVEEKGSYYESNVNLSMGGTWQITIKAEKGKEKVEFKFGFNL; translated from the coding sequence ATGAAGAAATTAATCTATTTGCCGATTTTATCAATTATATTCTCTATTCTGGTATTTTCTTGTCAGAAAAAAGAGGCATTTAAGGAAGAACTCTCTTCAGGAGGATACAAGGCAGTAATAATATCTGACCAGCCTCCTCATGTTGGGATTAATATATGGAGAATAGAGATTTACACCCCTGATGGAAAACCTTTGACAGGTGCAAAAGTTTCAGTAAACGGATATATGCCTCCAATGCCTGGAATGCCTGAAATGAGTTTTGATTATCCTGTAGAAGAAAAAGGTTCTTACTATGAATCAAATGTAAATCTTTCTATGGGAGGGACATGGCAGATAACAATAAAAGCGGAAAAGGGAAAAGAAAAAGTAGAGTTTAAGTTTGGATTTAATCTATAG
- a CDS encoding BlaI/MecI/CopY family transcriptional regulator, producing the protein MEFFKKGFKALKFKRNKPSPFGDLEEKVMDVLWKKGNATVSEVKKALKDKFAHTTIMTILDRLYKKGILKREKEGKGYRYYPVITKEEFEKMIAKKVVKDLTKTNPSLAIAAFEGIVENLSKEEIEKLKKLIEEKENER; encoded by the coding sequence ATGGAGTTTTTTAAAAAAGGATTTAAGGCTTTAAAATTCAAAAGAAACAAACCTTCTCCCTTTGGAGACTTAGAAGAAAAAGTAATGGATGTTTTGTGGAAAAAAGGAAACGCTACAGTTTCAGAAGTAAAAAAAGCCCTGAAAGACAAATTTGCACACACAACCATAATGACTATACTTGACAGACTTTACAAAAAAGGCATTCTTAAAAGAGAGAAAGAAGGAAAAGGTTACAGATACTACCCTGTTATAACAAAAGAAGAGTTTGAAAAAATGATAGCGAAAAAAGTTGTGAAAGACCTTACCAAAACAAATCCTTCACTTGCCATTGCAGCTTTTGAAGGTATTGTGGAAAACCTTTCTAAAGAAGAGATTGAAAAGCTAAAAAAACTGATTGAAGAGAAAGAAAATGAGAGATAA
- a CDS encoding M48 family metalloprotease translates to MRDKYTLFILLIGTIYLSIYLFLLKNVQLWLIDAVHCFKVMNLKEYLINHIHIFVFIVLFLLMSAFITKTLYVGLHETLRFHELKKYINLLKIKEYKNIVIIDTQQDIAFNYLNKIVISHTILKNLSKEDKKSIFLHEKGHLINKDSYKMLLSSLMLSLFPNFIKNRLTKSYILNLETKADKYALNFINNLQLAKSLLKIKTSNSYQPMMSNFTEERLKVLLENKKIGIPIIANLLIITLLCILFFSFIYKTCFCGIM, encoded by the coding sequence ATGAGAGATAAATACACATTGTTCATATTACTTATAGGGACAATTTATTTAAGCATTTATTTGTTTTTATTAAAAAATGTCCAGTTATGGTTAATAGATGCTGTTCATTGCTTTAAGGTAATGAATCTAAAGGAATATCTAATAAATCATATCCATATATTCGTTTTTATAGTTTTGTTCCTATTAATGTCTGCATTTATAACCAAAACTTTATACGTCGGACTTCATGAAACTTTAAGATTTCACGAGCTAAAAAAATATATAAACCTACTAAAAATTAAAGAATACAAAAATATTGTTATTATTGATACTCAACAGGATATTGCTTTCAACTATTTAAATAAGATTGTCATATCGCATACAATTCTTAAAAACTTATCAAAAGAAGATAAAAAAAGTATTTTCCTACATGAAAAAGGACATTTAATTAATAAAGATAGCTATAAAATGTTGTTATCCAGTTTAATGCTTTCTCTTTTTCCCAACTTTATAAAAAATAGATTAACAAAAAGTTACATTCTCAATCTTGAAACTAAAGCTGATAAGTATGCCTTGAATTTTATAAATAATCTACAGCTGGCAAAATCTTTACTTAAAATAAAAACATCAAATTCTTATCAACCAATGATGAGCAATTTTACGGAAGAAAGACTGAAGGTCCTCCTTGAAAATAAAAAAATAGGTATCCCTATAATAGCCAATTTGTTAATTATAACCTTGCTTTGTATTTTATTTTTCTCATTTATTTATAAAACTTGTTTCTGCGGGATAATGTGA
- a CDS encoding TolC family protein, with the protein MKKYIFWILLLYNVVFAKNIDEIISKALQQNPKLKAIQNELKAYKEREIFVSSLDDPIISFSINDIQFSYKPFIRDLEPMQTINIGISQEIPWLKKLNLRKEVISKIYNKKYFYLKNLKLEMIYSIYKNAFKYWEIEEKLKIIKEYEKVAKHLIEFSNTLYSVGKVSQADALNAQVFYTKLKEREEKLIKEKQAILSKLSYYTSFNVKNITIYPIKPYELKDLENLKKLVLQKNPQIKIFKARIDKRNKELKLAKSEYKPDFKFFANYSYRQGFKDYVSLGVSFNLPVWKKYRQNKKVLEMAYFKSKEERLYKDVKNKIISQLEESFYNANSYYDSYKIFDGYLLFQSQKVYESVISEYQVGKKNIFDVVKALNQILDVKIKLVELIANFNISYKNIEKLTGEIK; encoded by the coding sequence ATGAAGAAATATATTTTTTGGATATTACTACTATATAATGTAGTTTTTGCAAAAAATATTGATGAAATAATAAGTAAGGCATTACAACAAAATCCAAAACTAAAAGCTATTCAAAATGAACTTAAAGCTTATAAAGAAAGAGAGATTTTTGTCTCAAGTTTAGATGACCCTATAATAAGCTTTTCAATAAATGATATACAGTTCTCTTACAAACCATTTATAAGAGATTTAGAACCTATGCAAACTATAAATATAGGAATATCCCAGGAAATCCCATGGCTTAAAAAATTAAACTTAAGAAAAGAAGTAATAAGTAAAATCTACAACAAAAAATATTTTTATTTAAAAAACCTAAAACTGGAAATGATTTATAGCATTTACAAAAATGCCTTTAAATATTGGGAAATTGAAGAAAAACTAAAAATTATTAAGGAATATGAGAAAGTAGCAAAACATCTCATAGAATTTTCCAATACTTTATATAGTGTTGGTAAAGTATCTCAGGCAGATGCTTTAAATGCACAGGTATTTTACACAAAGCTAAAAGAAAGAGAAGAAAAACTTATTAAAGAAAAACAAGCGATTCTTTCTAAACTTAGCTATTACACATCTTTTAATGTAAAAAATATCACTATATATCCCATAAAGCCATATGAATTAAAAGACCTTGAAAACTTGAAAAAATTAGTTCTTCAAAAAAATCCTCAAATAAAAATATTTAAAGCAAGAATAGACAAAAGGAACAAAGAACTTAAACTTGCAAAATCTGAGTATAAACCCGACTTCAAATTTTTTGCAAATTATTCATATAGACAGGGATTTAAAGATTATGTATCTCTTGGAGTCAGTTTTAATCTTCCTGTATGGAAAAAATATAGGCAGAATAAAAAAGTTCTTGAAATGGCCTATTTTAAATCTAAAGAAGAAAGATTATATAAAGATGTTAAAAATAAAATCATCTCTCAATTAGAAGAGAGTTTCTATAATGCAAACTCTTATTATGACAGCTATAAGATTTTTGATGGATATTTGCTGTTCCAATCCCAGAAAGTTTATGAAAGTGTTATCTCAGAATATCAGGTTGGAAAGAAAAATATTTTTGATGTGGTAAAAGCGTTAAATCAAATACTTGATGTAAAAATCAAACTAGTGGAGCTTATCGCAAATTTTAATATCTCCTATAAAAATATAGAAAAATTAACCGGAGAAATAAAATGA
- a CDS encoding efflux RND transporter periplasmic adaptor subunit produces MKRKILIALLITISITIGVIIGFTFKISDKINIERILYKENKTIKSAQLPKPRPNPISNLTVEQLLNTDTTTVKRMELIKKIETYADLTHPETDIKDITFKIDGYVEKLYADFTGKYVQKGQPLVRIYSPQLVSAQEEFLRAWDYYIKMKNSNDPVLKKSAKDFYKATYKRLKYWDITDRQIEKLKKTRKVFKTMTLYSPYDGWIMEKFIYLGSQVKAGQPLFRIAKHKDLWLIAKIYEKDLPYIKEGQIVDIYFDAYPQKVYKGKIDYLYPMMDFQNRTRDVRIVINNKDYKFLPGMYSKVKINIPLGKVLALPDTAVLDTGTRHIVFWQKEKGVFEPIFVKVGRYVDGYYEILEGVHEGMVVANSALFLLDADAQLKGKYKKDNKSMPMMHHH; encoded by the coding sequence ATGAAAAGGAAAATTCTAATAGCTTTATTGATTACTATCTCAATAACCATAGGAGTTATCATAGGCTTTACTTTTAAAATTTCTGACAAAATTAACATTGAAAGAATCTTGTATAAAGAAAATAAAACTATAAAGTCTGCTCAATTACCTAAACCCAGACCTAATCCAATTTCCAACCTAACAGTTGAACAACTTTTAAATACAGATACAACCACTGTAAAAAGAATGGAACTTATCAAAAAAATAGAAACTTATGCAGATTTAACCCATCCGGAAACAGATATAAAGGATATAACTTTTAAAATTGATGGCTATGTTGAAAAACTTTATGCAGACTTCACAGGAAAATATGTTCAAAAAGGTCAACCATTAGTAAGAATATACAGTCCTCAATTAGTGTCTGCACAGGAAGAATTTTTGAGGGCATGGGACTACTATATAAAAATGAAAAACTCAAATGACCCAGTATTAAAGAAATCCGCAAAAGATTTTTATAAAGCAACTTACAAAAGGCTTAAATACTGGGATATAACCGACAGACAAATAGAAAAATTAAAGAAAACGAGAAAAGTATTTAAAACTATGACTTTATACTCGCCTTATGACGGATGGATAATGGAAAAATTTATTTACTTAGGTTCACAGGTTAAAGCAGGACAACCACTTTTCAGAATAGCAAAACATAAAGATCTATGGCTTATTGCCAAAATTTATGAAAAAGACCTTCCTTACATAAAAGAAGGACAAATTGTAGATATATATTTTGATGCGTATCCACAAAAAGTATATAAAGGGAAAATAGATTATTTATACCCAATGATGGATTTTCAAAACAGAACCAGAGATGTTCGCATAGTTATCAACAATAAAGACTATAAATTTTTACCAGGAATGTATTCTAAAGTAAAAATAAACATTCCCCTTGGAAAAGTTCTTGCATTACCAGATACAGCAGTTTTAGATACAGGGACAAGGCATATTGTTTTCTGGCAAAAAGAAAAAGGAGTATTTGAACCTATTTTTGTAAAAGTTGGAAGATATGTAGATGGTTATTACGAAATTTTAGAAGGTGTTCATGAAGGTATGGTCGTTGCTAATTCTGCACTTTTCCTTCTTGATGCAGATGCACAGCTAAAAGGCAAATACAAAAAAGACAATAAATCTATGCCTATGATGCATCACCATTAA